The candidate division WOR-3 bacterium genomic interval TTCCATTATGGAGTATATCAACATCGGAAAGTCTGAGGGTCGGCTGGTTTGTGGTGGAGAACCCGCGGGCGATGAAGGATGGTTTATAAGACCGACGGTGATTGAGATTGACAGTCCCAAGGCACGTATCTTCCAGGAGGAGATATTCGGTCCAGTCCTCGCGGTAATCAGGGCACGGAATTTTGATCATGCCCTGGAACTTGCCAACGATTCTGAATACGGTCTGACCGGTGCGGTTTATACCAAAAATAGAAAGAAGATAGAAAAGGCTAAGAGGGAGTTCTTTGTCGGAAATCTTTACATCAACCGGAAATGCACCGGTGCCTTGGTGGGAGTCCATCCTTTTGGTGGGTTCAACATGTCAGGAACCGATTCCAAAGCAGGTGGTCCTGACTATCTTTTACTCTTCACCCAGGCGAAGGCGATCGGCGAATATATTGGAGTAAAAAAGAGGAAGAAGAAATGACCAAAGGAGAAATAATCAAGGAGATAAAAAAATACAATATAAAATTCATCGATCTTTGGTTCTCGGATATTTTGGGCTCAATAAAGAATCTCACCATAACCACCAACGAATTGGATAAGGCGATTAGCGATGGGATATGGTTTGATGGTTCCTCGGTCGAAGGCTTTGGTCGGATCTGCGAGAGCGATATGTTTTTAAAGCCGGACCTTTCGACCTTTCGCATCATCCCGTGGGCAACCGAAGATACTGCCCGTTTTATCTGTGATGTCTATGGTCCGGACCATCGACCTTCCCCTGTTGATCCCCGAGGTTTGCTCAAACGCGCCCTCTCCACACTTCAGAAAAATCACATGGAATTTAATGTGGGTGCGGAGCTGGAGTTCTACCTCTTCCAGCGGGATGGGTCAAAGATAATGCCATTACTCCATGATCAGGTAGGTTATTTCGATTTGGGTGGTGATTTGGCATTACGGGTGCGCAAGCAGATGTGTGAAAAACTCGCGCAATTCGGAATTGTGGTGGAAGCCGGTCATCATGAAGTAGGCAAAAGCCAGCATGAGATTGATCTACGATATTGCGATGCCCTCCACCTTGCCGATAATATCCTCACCGCGAAAATGGTGATAAAACGGGTAGCAGAAGAACATAATCTCTATGCGACATTCATGCCCAAACCGCTATTTGGAATGGCAGGATCTGGGATGCATACCCACCAGAGCATCTTCAAGAATGGTAAGAATATTTTTGCGGACCCGAAGGATGCTTATGGTCTTTCAGAGATTGCCTACCATTATCTTGCAGGACTCTTGAATCACATAAAAGAAATTTCCGCGGTGATTTCGCCGATTGTGAACTCATACAAAAGACTTGTTTCCGGCTTCGAAGCACCGGTTTATATCTGCTGGGGAAGGATGAATCGTTCAGCACTGGTGCGCGTACCCCAGATTACTAAGAATAGATTAAATAGCACGCGGTTAGAGCTTCGATCAGTTGACCCCTGTGCCAATCCCTATTTAGCCTTCAGTGTTATTCTGGAAGCGGGTATGGATGGTGTGAAAAAGAGACTCAGACCTCCGAAACCAGTGGAAGAGAATGTTTACCAGTTTGAGAGTATTGATTTGCAGACCAAGGGTATTGATGTCTTACCCCGGTCTTTGTGGGAAGCCTTGGAATTTTATCGCAAAAGTGAACTGGTAAAAAAAGTCCTTGGCGATGTTCTCTTTGAAAAATACTACGAGATAAAACTGCGCGAATGGAACGAATACTCCATCCAGGTTTCAAAATGGGAGATTGATAAGTATCTGGAGATATATTAACAAAGGCAGAAGAGCGGAATACAGGAAAATAGAGGCGTTTTTCTCTCTCGCTTCTTAAAAAACTTGTCTACGGTTCTCCTTTTGGCGAGGGATTCAAAAAATGTAGGGTGAGGCTTCAGCCTCCGCAAAAATACTTGCTCTAAACTACTCGCATAAAATAATCCGATCAAATTGGATACGTCCCAGCATTACTCATAAATTCCGTCTTTCATCAAAATAAAATCTTACCCAAAATAAATTTAGATTCTCAGGCGAATAAGAGTATAGTTTTAGAATTGAATTAATCATGCTCTTTACTCCTGTGATTATATCTCTTTCTAT includes:
- a CDS encoding glutamine synthetase family protein, whose amino-acid sequence is MTKGEIIKEIKKYNIKFIDLWFSDILGSIKNLTITTNELDKAISDGIWFDGSSVEGFGRICESDMFLKPDLSTFRIIPWATEDTARFICDVYGPDHRPSPVDPRGLLKRALSTLQKNHMEFNVGAELEFYLFQRDGSKIMPLLHDQVGYFDLGGDLALRVRKQMCEKLAQFGIVVEAGHHEVGKSQHEIDLRYCDALHLADNILTAKMVIKRVAEEHNLYATFMPKPLFGMAGSGMHTHQSIFKNGKNIFADPKDAYGLSEIAYHYLAGLLNHIKEISAVISPIVNSYKRLVSGFEAPVYICWGRMNRSALVRVPQITKNRLNSTRLELRSVDPCANPYLAFSVILEAGMDGVKKRLRPPKPVEENVYQFESIDLQTKGIDVLPRSLWEALEFYRKSELVKKVLGDVLFEKYYEIKLREWNEYSIQVSKWEIDKYLEIY